Proteins found in one Hippopotamus amphibius kiboko isolate mHipAmp2 chromosome 12, mHipAmp2.hap2, whole genome shotgun sequence genomic segment:
- the INHBE gene encoding inhibin beta E chain isoform X2, whose amino-acid sequence MGLPDVQLRLVLLWALVWAQRAGSACPSCGGPTLEPQAERALVLELAKQQILEGLHLTSRPRITHPPSQAALSRALRRLQRGSVVPAHGEEVISFAAITDSSTCSSMLTFRLPTPRSRHLYHARLWLHVLPTLPGTLPLRIFRRGPRRRRRGSRVLLAEHQLAHPGWHALTLPSGGLRREESGVLKLQLDCRPLDGNSTAAPQPGRLLDSAGEQRPFLELKTRPKEPGAGRARRRTPSCEPETPLCCRRDHYVDFQELGWRDWILQPGGYQLNYCSGQCPAHLAGSPGIAASFHSAVFSLLKANNPWPSSTSCCVPTARRPLSLLYLDRDGNVVKTDVPDMVVEACGCS is encoded by the exons ATGGGGCTCCCTGACGTCCAGCTCCGGCTGGTGCTGCTGTGGGCACTGGTGTGGGCACAGAGGGCAGGGTCTGCGTGTCCCTCCTGTGGGGGCCCCACACTGGAACCCCAAGCAGAACGAGCGCTGGTCCTTGAGCTGGCCAAGCAACAAATCCTCGAGGGGCTACACCTGACCAGTCGTCCCAGAATAACTCATCCTCCATCCCAGGCAGCACTGAGCAGAGCCCTCCGGAGACTGCAGCGGGGAAGTGTGGTTCCAGCGCATGGGGAGGAGGTCATCAGCTTTGCTGCCATCACAG ACTCCTCCACCTGCAGCTCCATGCTCACCTTCCGCCTGCCCACTCCTCGGTCCCGCCACCTGTACCACGCTCGCCTCTGGCTGCACgtgctccccaccctccctggcacTCTTCCCCTGAGGATTTTCCGACGGGGCCCTAGGAGGAGACGCCGAGGGTCCCGCGTCCTCCTGGCTGAGCACCAGTTGGCACACCCAGGCTGGCACGCCCTGACTCTGCCCTCTGGTGGCTTGAGGCGTGAGGAGTCTGGTGTCTTGAAACTCCAACTGGACTGCAGACCCCTAGACGGCAACAGCACCGCTGCCCCACAACCTGGGCGGCTCCTGGACTCAGCAGGAGAACAGCGGCCCTTCCTGGAGCTTAAGACCCGGCCCAAAGAGCCTGGAGCAGGCCGGGCCAGGAGGAGGACCCCCAGCTGTGAGCCTGAGACCCCCTTGTGTTGTAGGCGAGACCATTATGTAgacttccaggagctggggtggcGGGACTGGATCCTGCAGCCTGGGGGCTACCAGCTGAATTACTGCAGTGGGCAGTGCCCCGCCCACCTGGCTGGCAGCCCAGGCATCGCTGCCTCCTTCCATTCCGCTGTCTTCAGCCTCCTCAAGGCCAACAACCCTTGGCCCTCGAGCACTTCCTGCTGTGTCCCTACTGCCCGcaggcctctctctctcctctacctTGACCGTGATGGCAATGTGGTCAAGACAGATGTGCCAGATATGGTGGTAGAGGCCTGTGGCTGCAGCTAG
- the INHBE gene encoding inhibin beta E chain isoform X1 has product MGLPDVQLRLVLLWALVWAQRAGSACPSCGGPTLEPQAERALVLELAKQQILEGLHLTSRPRITHPPSQAALSRALRRLQRGSVVPAHGEEVISFAAITADSSTCSSMLTFRLPTPRSRHLYHARLWLHVLPTLPGTLPLRIFRRGPRRRRRGSRVLLAEHQLAHPGWHALTLPSGGLRREESGVLKLQLDCRPLDGNSTAAPQPGRLLDSAGEQRPFLELKTRPKEPGAGRARRRTPSCEPETPLCCRRDHYVDFQELGWRDWILQPGGYQLNYCSGQCPAHLAGSPGIAASFHSAVFSLLKANNPWPSSTSCCVPTARRPLSLLYLDRDGNVVKTDVPDMVVEACGCS; this is encoded by the exons ATGGGGCTCCCTGACGTCCAGCTCCGGCTGGTGCTGCTGTGGGCACTGGTGTGGGCACAGAGGGCAGGGTCTGCGTGTCCCTCCTGTGGGGGCCCCACACTGGAACCCCAAGCAGAACGAGCGCTGGTCCTTGAGCTGGCCAAGCAACAAATCCTCGAGGGGCTACACCTGACCAGTCGTCCCAGAATAACTCATCCTCCATCCCAGGCAGCACTGAGCAGAGCCCTCCGGAGACTGCAGCGGGGAAGTGTGGTTCCAGCGCATGGGGAGGAGGTCATCAGCTTTGCTGCCATCACAG CAGACTCCTCCACCTGCAGCTCCATGCTCACCTTCCGCCTGCCCACTCCTCGGTCCCGCCACCTGTACCACGCTCGCCTCTGGCTGCACgtgctccccaccctccctggcacTCTTCCCCTGAGGATTTTCCGACGGGGCCCTAGGAGGAGACGCCGAGGGTCCCGCGTCCTCCTGGCTGAGCACCAGTTGGCACACCCAGGCTGGCACGCCCTGACTCTGCCCTCTGGTGGCTTGAGGCGTGAGGAGTCTGGTGTCTTGAAACTCCAACTGGACTGCAGACCCCTAGACGGCAACAGCACCGCTGCCCCACAACCTGGGCGGCTCCTGGACTCAGCAGGAGAACAGCGGCCCTTCCTGGAGCTTAAGACCCGGCCCAAAGAGCCTGGAGCAGGCCGGGCCAGGAGGAGGACCCCCAGCTGTGAGCCTGAGACCCCCTTGTGTTGTAGGCGAGACCATTATGTAgacttccaggagctggggtggcGGGACTGGATCCTGCAGCCTGGGGGCTACCAGCTGAATTACTGCAGTGGGCAGTGCCCCGCCCACCTGGCTGGCAGCCCAGGCATCGCTGCCTCCTTCCATTCCGCTGTCTTCAGCCTCCTCAAGGCCAACAACCCTTGGCCCTCGAGCACTTCCTGCTGTGTCCCTACTGCCCGcaggcctctctctctcctctacctTGACCGTGATGGCAATGTGGTCAAGACAGATGTGCCAGATATGGTGGTAGAGGCCTGTGGCTGCAGCTAG
- the GLI1 gene encoding zinc finger protein GLI1 isoform X2: protein MFNSMTPPPVSSYGEPCCLRPLPSQGVPGMGTEGLPGLPFCHQATLMSGPHTYGPAREANSCMEAPLFPPPRSAVKLTKKRALSISPLSDASLDLQTVIRTSPSSLVAFINSRCASPGGSYGHLSIGTMSPSLGFSPQMNHQKGTSPSFGVQPCGPHDPTQGGMLPQPQSRGPLSTCQLKSELDVLVSKCPEEPLEGDMSSPTSTGTQDPLMGMLDGREDLEREEKPEPDSVYETDCRWDGCSQEFDSQEQLVHHINSEHIHGERKEFVCHWGGCSRELRPFKAQYMLVVHMRRHTGEKPHKCTFEGCRKSYSRLENLKTHLRSHTGEKPYMCEHEGCSKAFSNASDRAKHQNRTHSNEKPYVCKLPGCTKRYTDPSSLRKHVKTVHGPDAHVTKRHRGDGPLPRAPALSTVEPKRERDGGPIREESRLTVPEGATKPQPSPGAQSSCSSDHSPAGSAANTDSGVEMTGNAGGSTEDLSSLDEGPCIAGTGLSTLCRLENLRLDQLHQFRPIGPRSLKLPSLTHTGTPGSRRLGPPVSLDRRSSSSSSVSSAYTVSRRSSLASPFPPGSPPENGATSLPGLMPAQHYLLRARYVSARGGGTPPTAATSLDRMGGLPAPPWRSRAEYPGYNPNAGVTRRASDPARSADRPAPARVQRFKSLGCVHTPPTVAGGRNFDPQLPASVYSPQPPSIAENVAMDTRGLREEPEVGTSMTGSGLNPCVDFPPADPLGYRAPEGAAAEPYGARGPGSLPLGPGPPTNYGPNPCPQQVSYPEPTQETWGEFASHSGLYPGPKAPAGAYSPCPRLEHYGQVQVKPEQGCPVGSDSAGLAPCLSAHPREGPPRAQPLCSHYPQPPPAQYAQPGTYAQPPPDYLPAEPRPSLGFEPPTHPTGQLKAQLVCNYVPSQQELLWEGGGRGDAPVQEPLYQGPKFLGGPQVSPNPAKAPVATYGPGFAPNLPNHKSGSYPTPSPCHENFAAGANKASHRAAAPPRLLPPLPTCYGPLKAGGPNTSCGHPEVGRLGGGPALYPPPEGQVCNPLDSLDLDNTQLDFVAILDEAQGLSPPPSHDQRDRSEHTPPPSGPPNMAVGNMSLLLGSLPGETQFLNSSV from the exons ATGTTCAACTCGATGACCCCACCGCCAGTCAGTAGCTATGGCGAGCCCTGCTGTCTCCGGCCCCTCCCCAGTCAGGGGGTCCCCGGCATGGGGACAGAAG GACTGCCTGGTCTGCCCTTCTGCCACCAGGCCACCCTCATGTCCGGCCCCCACACTTATGGGCCAGCCAGAGAAGCCAACAGCTGCATGGAGG ccccactgtTTCCTCCTCCCCGGAGTGCAGTCAAATTGACCAAGAAGCGGGCACTCTCCATCTCACCGCTGTCGGATGCCAGCCTGGACCTGCAGACAGTTATCCGCACCTCACCCAGCTCCCTCGTGGCCTTCATCAACTCACGCTGTGCCTCTCCGGGGGGCTCCTATGGTCACCTCTCCATCGGCACCATGAG cccATCTCTGGGATTCTCACCCCAGATGAATCACCAAAAAGGGACCTCGCCCTCCTTCGGGGTCCAGCCCTGTGGTCCCCATGACCCCACCCAGGGTGGGATGCTGCCACAGCCTCAGTCCCGGGGACCCCTCTCCACTTGCCAG CTGAAGTCTGAGCTGGATGTGCTGGTTAGCAAGTGCCCAGAGGAGCCCTTGGAAGGCGATAtgtccagccccacctccaccgGCACACAG GATCCCCTGATGGGGATGCTGGATGGGCGGGAGGacctggagagagaggagaagccgGAGCCCGATTCTGTGTATGAGACTGACTGCCGCTGGGATGGCTGCAGTCAGGAATTTGACTCCCAGGAGCAGCTGGTGCAC CACATCAACAGCGAGCACATTCACGGAGAGCGGAAGGAGTTCGTGTGCCACTGGGGGGGCTGCTCCAGGGAGCTGAGGCCCTTCAAAGCCCAGTACATGCTGGTGGTGCACATGCGCAGACACACGGGCGAGAAGCCACACAAGTGCACG TTTGAGGGGTGCCGGAAGTCATACTCACGTCTAGAAAACCTGAAGACGCACCTGCGCTCACACACGGGTGAGAAGCCGTACATGTGTGAGCACGAGGGCTGCAGCAAAGCCTTCAGCAACGCCAGTGACCGAGCCAAGCACCAGAATCGGACCCACTCCAATGAG AAGCCCTATGTGTGTAAGCTCCCTGGCTGTACCAAACGCTACACAGATCCCAGCTCGCTCAGGAAACATGTCAAGACGGTGCATGGTCCTGACGCCCACGTGACCAAGCGGCACCGAGGAGACGGCCCCCTGCCCCGGGCACCGGCTCTTTCCACAGTGGAGCCCAAGAGGGAGCGGGATGGAGGCCCCATCAGGGAGGAGAGCAGACTGACTGTGCCAGAGGGTGCCACG AAGCCACAGCCGAGCCCTGGGGCCCAGTCGTCCTGCAGCAGTGACCACTCcccagcaggcagcgcagccaaTACCGACAGTGGTGTGGAAATGACTGGGAATGCAGGGGGCAGCACTGAGGACCTGTCTAGCTTGGACGAGGGGCCTTGCATTGCTGGCACGGGTCTGTCTACTCTTTGCCGCCTTGAGAACCTCAGGCTGGACCAGCTACACCAGTTCCGACCGATAGGGCCCCGGAGCCTCAAACTGCCCAGCCTGACCCACACCG GCACTCCTGGATCTCGCCGTCTGGGCCCCCCAGTATCTCTTGACCGCCgcagcagcagctccagcagcGTCAGCTCAGCCTATACGGTCAGCCGCCgctcctccctggcctcccctttcccccctggTTCCCCACCAGAGAATGGGGCAACCTCTCTGCCTGGCCTCATGCCTGCCCAGCACTACCTGCTCCGGGCGAGATATGTTTCAGCCAGGGGAGGTGGTACCCCACCCACGGCAGCAACCAGCCTGGATCGGATGGGGGGTCTTCCTGCACCTCCCTGGAGAAGCCGAGCCGAGTATCCAGGATACAACCCTAATGCAGGGGTCACCCGGAGGGCCAGTGACCCAGCCCGGTCTGCTGACCGCCCCGCCCCAGCCAGAGTCCAGCGGTTCAAGAGCTTGGGCTGTGTCCACACACCCCCCACAGTGGCAGGAGGACGGAACTTTGATCCCCAACTCCCAGCCTCTGTCTACTCACCACAGCCCCCCAGCATCGCTGAGAATGTCGCCATGGATACCAGAGGGCTACGGGAGGAGCCGGAGGTTGGGACCTCCATGACGGGCAGTGGTCTGAACCCCTGTGTGGACTTCCCACCTGCTGACCCTCTGGGGTACAGGGCACCCGAGGGGGCAGCAGCTGAGCCTTATGGAGCTAGAGGCCCAGGCTCCCTGCCCCTTGGGCCTGGTCCACCCACCAACTACGGCCCCAACCCCTGTCCCCAGCAGGTCTCCTACCCTGAACCCACCCAAGAAACATGGGGTGAGTTCGCGTCCCACTCTGGGCTGTACCCAGGCCCCAAGGCTCCAGCTGGGGCCTACAGCCCGTGTCCCCGTCTGGAACATTATGGACAAGTGCAGGTGAAGCCGGAACAGGGGTGTCCCGTGGGTTCCGACTCCGCGGGACTGGCACCCTGCCTCAGTGCCCACCCCCGTGAGGGGCCTCCACGCGCACAGCCTCTGTGCTCGCACTAcccccagcctccccctgccCAGTATGCCCAGCCAGGCACCTATGCCCAGCCACCTCCCGATTACCTTCCCGCAgagcccaggcccagcctggggTTTGAGCCCCCCACGCATCCCACAGGACAGCTCAAGGCGCAGCTTGTGTGTAACTACGTTCCGTCTCAACAGGAGCTGCTGTgggagggcgggggcaggggggatgcCCCAGTCCAGGAACCTCTCTACCAGGGTCCCAAGTTTCTGGGGGGTCCCCAGGTTAGCCCGAACCCTGCCAAGGCCCCCGTGGCCACATATGGACCCGGCTTCGCACCTAACTTGCCCAATCACAAGTCGGGTTCCTATCCTACCCCTTCACCGTGTCATGAAAATTTTGCAGCAGGGGCAAACAAGGCTTCCCATAGGGCAGCAGCACCACCCCGACTTCTGCCCCCACTACCCACTTGCTATGGGCCCCTCAAGGCAGGGGGCCCCAACACCAGCTGTGGCCATCCTGAGGTGGGCAGGCTGGGAGGGGGCCCAGCCTTGTACCCTCCTCCTGAAGGGCAGGTGTGTAACCCTCTGGACTCTCTCGACCTCGACAACACGCAGCTGGACTTTGTGGCTATTCTGGACGAGGCCCAGGGGCTGAGTCCTCCCCCTTCCCATGACCAGAGGGACCGCTCTGAACACACCCCACCACCCTCTGGGCCCCCCAACATGGCTGTGGGCAACATGAGCCTCTTACTGGGATCCCTGCCTGGGGAGACACAGTTCCTCAACTCTAGTGTGTAA
- the GLI1 gene encoding zinc finger protein GLI1 isoform X1, translating into MPVSHIQKDLWPHVLWAWNRGSGLTWGFKVRLCVSSIPIPHSSISFLGLPGLPFCHQATLMSGPHTYGPAREANSCMEAPLFPPPRSAVKLTKKRALSISPLSDASLDLQTVIRTSPSSLVAFINSRCASPGGSYGHLSIGTMSPSLGFSPQMNHQKGTSPSFGVQPCGPHDPTQGGMLPQPQSRGPLSTCQLKSELDVLVSKCPEEPLEGDMSSPTSTGTQDPLMGMLDGREDLEREEKPEPDSVYETDCRWDGCSQEFDSQEQLVHHINSEHIHGERKEFVCHWGGCSRELRPFKAQYMLVVHMRRHTGEKPHKCTFEGCRKSYSRLENLKTHLRSHTGEKPYMCEHEGCSKAFSNASDRAKHQNRTHSNEKPYVCKLPGCTKRYTDPSSLRKHVKTVHGPDAHVTKRHRGDGPLPRAPALSTVEPKRERDGGPIREESRLTVPEGATKPQPSPGAQSSCSSDHSPAGSAANTDSGVEMTGNAGGSTEDLSSLDEGPCIAGTGLSTLCRLENLRLDQLHQFRPIGPRSLKLPSLTHTGTPGSRRLGPPVSLDRRSSSSSSVSSAYTVSRRSSLASPFPPGSPPENGATSLPGLMPAQHYLLRARYVSARGGGTPPTAATSLDRMGGLPAPPWRSRAEYPGYNPNAGVTRRASDPARSADRPAPARVQRFKSLGCVHTPPTVAGGRNFDPQLPASVYSPQPPSIAENVAMDTRGLREEPEVGTSMTGSGLNPCVDFPPADPLGYRAPEGAAAEPYGARGPGSLPLGPGPPTNYGPNPCPQQVSYPEPTQETWGEFASHSGLYPGPKAPAGAYSPCPRLEHYGQVQVKPEQGCPVGSDSAGLAPCLSAHPREGPPRAQPLCSHYPQPPPAQYAQPGTYAQPPPDYLPAEPRPSLGFEPPTHPTGQLKAQLVCNYVPSQQELLWEGGGRGDAPVQEPLYQGPKFLGGPQVSPNPAKAPVATYGPGFAPNLPNHKSGSYPTPSPCHENFAAGANKASHRAAAPPRLLPPLPTCYGPLKAGGPNTSCGHPEVGRLGGGPALYPPPEGQVCNPLDSLDLDNTQLDFVAILDEAQGLSPPPSHDQRDRSEHTPPPSGPPNMAVGNMSLLLGSLPGETQFLNSSV; encoded by the exons ATGCCAGTTTCCCATATACAAAAAGATTTGTGGCCCCATGTCCTGTGGGCTTGGAATAGGGGGTCAGGCCTTACCTGGGGTTTCAAGGTGAGACTTTGTGTGTCCTCCATTCCCATCCCCCATTCCAGTATCTCTTTTCTAGGACTGCCTGGTCTGCCCTTCTGCCACCAGGCCACCCTCATGTCCGGCCCCCACACTTATGGGCCAGCCAGAGAAGCCAACAGCTGCATGGAGG ccccactgtTTCCTCCTCCCCGGAGTGCAGTCAAATTGACCAAGAAGCGGGCACTCTCCATCTCACCGCTGTCGGATGCCAGCCTGGACCTGCAGACAGTTATCCGCACCTCACCCAGCTCCCTCGTGGCCTTCATCAACTCACGCTGTGCCTCTCCGGGGGGCTCCTATGGTCACCTCTCCATCGGCACCATGAG cccATCTCTGGGATTCTCACCCCAGATGAATCACCAAAAAGGGACCTCGCCCTCCTTCGGGGTCCAGCCCTGTGGTCCCCATGACCCCACCCAGGGTGGGATGCTGCCACAGCCTCAGTCCCGGGGACCCCTCTCCACTTGCCAG CTGAAGTCTGAGCTGGATGTGCTGGTTAGCAAGTGCCCAGAGGAGCCCTTGGAAGGCGATAtgtccagccccacctccaccgGCACACAG GATCCCCTGATGGGGATGCTGGATGGGCGGGAGGacctggagagagaggagaagccgGAGCCCGATTCTGTGTATGAGACTGACTGCCGCTGGGATGGCTGCAGTCAGGAATTTGACTCCCAGGAGCAGCTGGTGCAC CACATCAACAGCGAGCACATTCACGGAGAGCGGAAGGAGTTCGTGTGCCACTGGGGGGGCTGCTCCAGGGAGCTGAGGCCCTTCAAAGCCCAGTACATGCTGGTGGTGCACATGCGCAGACACACGGGCGAGAAGCCACACAAGTGCACG TTTGAGGGGTGCCGGAAGTCATACTCACGTCTAGAAAACCTGAAGACGCACCTGCGCTCACACACGGGTGAGAAGCCGTACATGTGTGAGCACGAGGGCTGCAGCAAAGCCTTCAGCAACGCCAGTGACCGAGCCAAGCACCAGAATCGGACCCACTCCAATGAG AAGCCCTATGTGTGTAAGCTCCCTGGCTGTACCAAACGCTACACAGATCCCAGCTCGCTCAGGAAACATGTCAAGACGGTGCATGGTCCTGACGCCCACGTGACCAAGCGGCACCGAGGAGACGGCCCCCTGCCCCGGGCACCGGCTCTTTCCACAGTGGAGCCCAAGAGGGAGCGGGATGGAGGCCCCATCAGGGAGGAGAGCAGACTGACTGTGCCAGAGGGTGCCACG AAGCCACAGCCGAGCCCTGGGGCCCAGTCGTCCTGCAGCAGTGACCACTCcccagcaggcagcgcagccaaTACCGACAGTGGTGTGGAAATGACTGGGAATGCAGGGGGCAGCACTGAGGACCTGTCTAGCTTGGACGAGGGGCCTTGCATTGCTGGCACGGGTCTGTCTACTCTTTGCCGCCTTGAGAACCTCAGGCTGGACCAGCTACACCAGTTCCGACCGATAGGGCCCCGGAGCCTCAAACTGCCCAGCCTGACCCACACCG GCACTCCTGGATCTCGCCGTCTGGGCCCCCCAGTATCTCTTGACCGCCgcagcagcagctccagcagcGTCAGCTCAGCCTATACGGTCAGCCGCCgctcctccctggcctcccctttcccccctggTTCCCCACCAGAGAATGGGGCAACCTCTCTGCCTGGCCTCATGCCTGCCCAGCACTACCTGCTCCGGGCGAGATATGTTTCAGCCAGGGGAGGTGGTACCCCACCCACGGCAGCAACCAGCCTGGATCGGATGGGGGGTCTTCCTGCACCTCCCTGGAGAAGCCGAGCCGAGTATCCAGGATACAACCCTAATGCAGGGGTCACCCGGAGGGCCAGTGACCCAGCCCGGTCTGCTGACCGCCCCGCCCCAGCCAGAGTCCAGCGGTTCAAGAGCTTGGGCTGTGTCCACACACCCCCCACAGTGGCAGGAGGACGGAACTTTGATCCCCAACTCCCAGCCTCTGTCTACTCACCACAGCCCCCCAGCATCGCTGAGAATGTCGCCATGGATACCAGAGGGCTACGGGAGGAGCCGGAGGTTGGGACCTCCATGACGGGCAGTGGTCTGAACCCCTGTGTGGACTTCCCACCTGCTGACCCTCTGGGGTACAGGGCACCCGAGGGGGCAGCAGCTGAGCCTTATGGAGCTAGAGGCCCAGGCTCCCTGCCCCTTGGGCCTGGTCCACCCACCAACTACGGCCCCAACCCCTGTCCCCAGCAGGTCTCCTACCCTGAACCCACCCAAGAAACATGGGGTGAGTTCGCGTCCCACTCTGGGCTGTACCCAGGCCCCAAGGCTCCAGCTGGGGCCTACAGCCCGTGTCCCCGTCTGGAACATTATGGACAAGTGCAGGTGAAGCCGGAACAGGGGTGTCCCGTGGGTTCCGACTCCGCGGGACTGGCACCCTGCCTCAGTGCCCACCCCCGTGAGGGGCCTCCACGCGCACAGCCTCTGTGCTCGCACTAcccccagcctccccctgccCAGTATGCCCAGCCAGGCACCTATGCCCAGCCACCTCCCGATTACCTTCCCGCAgagcccaggcccagcctggggTTTGAGCCCCCCACGCATCCCACAGGACAGCTCAAGGCGCAGCTTGTGTGTAACTACGTTCCGTCTCAACAGGAGCTGCTGTgggagggcgggggcaggggggatgcCCCAGTCCAGGAACCTCTCTACCAGGGTCCCAAGTTTCTGGGGGGTCCCCAGGTTAGCCCGAACCCTGCCAAGGCCCCCGTGGCCACATATGGACCCGGCTTCGCACCTAACTTGCCCAATCACAAGTCGGGTTCCTATCCTACCCCTTCACCGTGTCATGAAAATTTTGCAGCAGGGGCAAACAAGGCTTCCCATAGGGCAGCAGCACCACCCCGACTTCTGCCCCCACTACCCACTTGCTATGGGCCCCTCAAGGCAGGGGGCCCCAACACCAGCTGTGGCCATCCTGAGGTGGGCAGGCTGGGAGGGGGCCCAGCCTTGTACCCTCCTCCTGAAGGGCAGGTGTGTAACCCTCTGGACTCTCTCGACCTCGACAACACGCAGCTGGACTTTGTGGCTATTCTGGACGAGGCCCAGGGGCTGAGTCCTCCCCCTTCCCATGACCAGAGGGACCGCTCTGAACACACCCCACCACCCTCTGGGCCCCCCAACATGGCTGTGGGCAACATGAGCCTCTTACTGGGATCCCTGCCTGGGGAGACACAGTTCCTCAACTCTAGTGTGTAA